The following are encoded in a window of Bacillus xiapuensis genomic DNA:
- the fabL gene encoding enoyl-[acyl-carrier-protein] reductase FabL, with protein sequence MEQKVALVTGSSRGVGKAIALELARKGYHLVINYARSKTAAQETAEEIKALGREVLLVKANVGDVDKVKAMFAEVKEKFGRLDVFINNAASGVQRPIMELEEKHWDWTMNINSKALLFCAQEAAKLMDPKTGGSIVSISSLGAIRYLKNYTAVGVSKAALEALTRYLSVELAERNIVVNAVSGGAIDTDALKHFPNRDEILEDAKANTPAGRIVRMEDMVHAVMFLISEGAYMIRGQTIIIDGGRSLLV encoded by the coding sequence ATGGAGCAAAAAGTAGCACTAGTGACAGGCAGCAGCCGCGGAGTAGGAAAAGCAATTGCGTTAGAACTTGCAAGAAAAGGCTATCATCTTGTTATTAACTATGCGCGCAGCAAAACAGCCGCTCAAGAGACGGCGGAAGAGATCAAGGCATTGGGCCGGGAAGTCCTTCTCGTTAAAGCCAATGTCGGCGATGTGGACAAGGTGAAAGCGATGTTTGCTGAAGTGAAGGAGAAGTTCGGCCGTCTGGATGTGTTCATAAATAACGCCGCTTCCGGTGTTCAGCGGCCGATCATGGAGCTTGAAGAGAAGCATTGGGATTGGACAATGAATATTAACAGCAAGGCTTTATTATTCTGCGCGCAAGAAGCGGCGAAGCTGATGGATCCAAAAACCGGCGGCAGTATCGTCAGCATTAGCTCGCTCGGCGCGATCCGCTACTTGAAAAATTACACAGCTGTCGGCGTATCAAAAGCGGCGCTGGAGGCGCTGACTAGATATCTTTCCGTAGAATTAGCGGAGAGAAACATTGTTGTAAATGCTGTATCAGGCGGTGCGATTGATACAGATGCTCTTAAGCATTTTCCGAACCGCGATGAAATTTTGGAGGATGCGAAAGCCAACACGCCAGCTGGGCGCATCGTTCGCATGGAAGATATGGTCCACGCGGTCATGTTTTTAATTTCGGAGGGGGCTTATATGATTCGCGGCCAGACGATTATCATTGATGGCGGCCGCTCG